ATACCCGCCCACACTCTGGATCTTGAATGCCGTGTATCTGTTTGTCTGGAACTCGGTCTGACTAAGCGGGAGAATCCGGTAAATGGTCTTGTCCTTCTCAAGAAACTCCACGACATCGTCTCTTCCGATCTTCGGGTCGATCGATTTCACATCGCCTACTCTTTGCTGCATTATCCTGTAGTCAATCGACCAGAGGTCAATGGCAAGGACGATAAGAAGAAATAGAACCAGCGTACGCTGACCTATCCACCTTTTGAAGAAAAAGAATATTCCTGCGAGACCGAATGCAGCTATGACTGAAACCTTGATGAGGTCAGACGAGGCCATGTCGAAGGCGCTGTCGACCAGCTGCTGCGGAAAATCGCTCCTTACCGACCTTGCCAGATTGTCATAGCTCACGAGGAATGAGCTCTTCGCCACACCGAAAATAAATGCGACCGCAATCAGCGCTATTGCGCCGTAGAGAGCAAGCTTCCTGATCCCGTTCTGCTCCTTCTGCCTGGAGATTATGAGATTGAGACCCATCCCGGAAAGACAGGCAACCGAGAACTGAACCAGGACGAGGATCATCACGGGAACTCTGAACTTGTTGAAATAAGGAAGGTGGTCATAGAGCAGGGAATAGAGACTTTCGAAATGTTTTCCGAAAGAAACAAGGAGAGAAAAAAATGAAAGAAGCAGGAAGAAAACCGTCCATCTTGTCCTGATAAAGATCAGGGCGGCCGCTGCCAGAAGAAGGGGAAGGAGTCCCATGTAGTTCGGATAGTCGGTGAAGGGCATTGTTCCCCAGTAGGTCTGTCCGCCGAATCCCATGAACGAGGGCACAATGAAAGTGAGCATTTCGAGCGGACTGAACGACCAGGACGTCGCATACTTGAGCCCGACTCCGCCGCCTTCGGCACCGCCTCTTATCGAGTACTTGCTGTAGTCATTAACCGGAAGGTACAGGAAAGCAGAAAGAGCCATGCCCAAGAGAAGTGCCAGGAAAACCATGGAGAAACCCACGAGGGCCCTGCCTTTCGGATTTGAAGTCCTGAGTTCAGCGATGAGTTCTACGACCGCATAAAGCCCGATCATGAGCCAGGTGTAATAGACAATCTGGACATGGCCTCTCAGAAGCTGAAATCCTGAAACCATTCCCAGAAGCGCAAGATAGAGAATCTTTCTTGTCTTGATCAGTCTTGCGGCCAGGAAAAGCAGAAGAGGTATGAAGGACGCAGTAATCAATTGACTGCCGTGTCCAAACGCGCCGACAGCAATCAGGTTCGGCGTGAAAAGAAATACTGAAGCACCGTAAAGGGAGGCCAACGGATGGACATTTCTATCTCTCAGGAAAAGGAATAGGAAAATCCCGCCAAGCAAGTAGTACATGAGAAGCCATGTCATCTCCGGAAGAGGGATGAGGAAAGCGACCGCGTCAAGAATGAGATTTGGAAAGTAGACATAAGGATTATAGGTCAGGCTTCCATAGGAAGGCATCCCGCAGAAAACATAGGGATTCCAGAACGGATAGGTGTGATCCTTCTTGATTGATTCCTCTCCAAGGGCGCTGAAGCCCGCCGGCGCCTGAGCATCAGGAGAGGTCCAGATTTTATTGAAGAAAATGAATTGATAGAAGAAGACCAGAAACAGGATAAAGAGTGCGAGCAGCGAGAAAAGCACAAGATGCTTTTCAAACATATCGGGTTTCCTCGCCTTTATGCCGTGCTCCTGGTGCTTCTTTTCTTTTAGCTTCTTCTTGGCCATTTCAAGCGCTCACCTGTGATCTGCCTGCTCCTTTTCTTCCGAAGAACTCATCGATGGCTCCAAGCATCTGAGCCGCCTTCCTGTCCCAGCTATTCTCCTCCGCCTTTTTCCTGAGGAGCTCCGGATCCCTGGGAGAGGAAAGGGCGAGTTTGACGAGCTCTATGAACTCGTCCTCATCCTCCGCGAGGTAGATGAAGTCCTTCAGCAGTTCAAGATCTTCCGAGTAGTTCAGGCTGACAGTCGTCTTCCCGGAAGCCATGTACTCATAGAC
Above is a genomic segment from Candidatus Eisenbacteria bacterium containing:
- a CDS encoding YfhO family protein, coding for MAKKKLKEKKHQEHGIKARKPDMFEKHLVLFSLLALFILFLVFFYQFIFFNKIWTSPDAQAPAGFSALGEESIKKDHTYPFWNPYVFCGMPSYGSLTYNPYVYFPNLILDAVAFLIPLPEMTWLLMYYLLGGIFLFLFLRDRNVHPLASLYGASVFLFTPNLIAVGAFGHGSQLITASFIPLLLFLAARLIKTRKILYLALLGMVSGFQLLRGHVQIVYYTWLMIGLYAVVELIAELRTSNPKGRALVGFSMVFLALLLGMALSAFLYLPVNDYSKYSIRGGAEGGGVGLKYATSWSFSPLEMLTFIVPSFMGFGGQTYWGTMPFTDYPNYMGLLPLLLAAAALIFIRTRWTVFFLLLSFFSLLVSFGKHFESLYSLLYDHLPYFNKFRVPVMILVLVQFSVACLSGMGLNLIISRQKEQNGIRKLALYGAIALIAVAFIFGVAKSSFLVSYDNLARSVRSDFPQQLVDSAFDMASSDLIKVSVIAAFGLAGIFFFFKRWIGQRTLVLFLLIVLAIDLWSIDYRIMQQRVGDVKSIDPKIGRDDVVEFLEKDKTIYRILPLSQTEFQTNRYTAFKIQSVGGYHAAKPKLYQDFLEKVGLNDLRTLSMMNVKYFVADEPLGGQVPGLSLVFDGSKKVYLNEACLPRAYFVENAVYVPNELEVWDRVKRADFNPWREAIVAGTSDFRVDATGTALFTKYGFNELRIDLDTSGNSFLVLSDLFYPDWKAYLDNREVPVYRTNGMFRGIQVGPGKHALVMRYESPSLRLGIFASLASGAVIIILLAFSLVLQLMKARREKQA